A window of Phyllobacterium sp. T1293 contains these coding sequences:
- a CDS encoding low molecular weight protein-tyrosine-phosphatase, with product MKTHPLRSVLFVCLGNICRSPLAEGVFRSVLAAEGKGQGVLIDSAGTNGYHTGEAPDERSILAAKQHGIDISGQRCRQLKAEDFADFDLILGMDRANVAAIEARRPAKATAKIGLFSEVALGEASQIPDPYYGTGADFERVYLMVLKASRGLSKLF from the coding sequence ATGAAAACCCATCCGCTTCGCTCTGTTCTTTTTGTGTGCCTTGGCAATATCTGTCGCTCTCCGCTGGCCGAAGGCGTGTTTCGCTCGGTCCTTGCCGCGGAGGGAAAAGGGCAGGGGGTTCTCATCGATTCCGCTGGAACCAATGGCTATCACACGGGCGAAGCACCGGATGAACGCTCGATTCTTGCGGCGAAGCAGCATGGGATTGATATTTCCGGCCAGCGCTGCCGACAGCTCAAAGCTGAGGATTTCGCGGACTTCGATCTGATCCTCGGTATGGATCGCGCCAATGTGGCAGCCATCGAGGCGCGGCGTCCGGCAAAAGCGACGGCGAAAATCGGTCTGTTCAGTGAGGTCGCACTTGGCGAAGCCAGTCAGATACCCGATCCCTATTATGGAACCGGGGCAGACTTTGAGCGTGTCTATCTGATGGTTCTCAAGGCCTCCAGAGGCCTCTCAAAACTCTTCTGA